The following coding sequences lie in one Bartonella sp. DGB1 genomic window:
- the rplL gene encoding 50S ribosomal protein L7/L12 yields the protein MADLNKLCDELSALTVLEAAELSKLLEEKWGVSAAAPVAVAAVAGGGAAAPVEEKTEFDVVLVDAGAGKINVIKEVRSITGLGLKEAKDLVEGAPKPVKEGVSKDEAEKIKAALEGAGAKVELK from the coding sequence ATGGCTGATTTAAATAAGCTTTGTGATGAACTTTCTGCTCTAACTGTTTTAGAAGCAGCTGAACTTTCAAAATTATTAGAAGAAAAATGGGGCGTTTCTGCTGCTGCTCCAGTTGCAGTTGCTGCTGTAGCTGGTGGTGGTGCTGCTGCTCCAGTAGAAGAAAAAACTGAATTTGATGTTGTTTTAGTTGATGCTGGTGCTGGAAAAATAAATGTTATTAAAGAAGTACGTAGCATTACAGGTTTAGGTCTAAAAGAAGCTAAAGACTTAGTAGAAGGAGCACCTAAGCCAGTAAAAGAAGGTGTGTCTAAGGATGAAGCTGAAAAAATTAAAGCAGCTTTAGAAGGCGCAGGCGCTAAAGTTGAATTAAAATAA
- the rplJ gene encoding 50S ribosomal protein L10 translates to MERAEKREFVTWLNKTLAESGSFVIAHYSGLTVAQMNDFRSKMRDAGGSVKVAKNRLAKIALKGTASEDVSNLFNGQTLIAYSADPITAPKISVDFAKTNNNLVILGGAMGSTQLDAGSVNALAALPSLDELRGRLLGMITTPATRIARIVKEPASQVARVVGAYSRKDEAA, encoded by the coding sequence GTGGAAAGAGCTGAAAAACGAGAATTTGTGACATGGTTGAACAAGACTCTTGCGGAGTCAGGTTCATTTGTCATAGCACATTATTCAGGTCTTACTGTGGCACAAATGAATGACTTTCGTTCAAAAATGCGTGATGCAGGTGGATCTGTAAAAGTTGCTAAAAATCGTCTTGCTAAAATTGCTCTTAAGGGAACAGCATCAGAAGATGTATCAAATTTGTTTAATGGACAAACATTGATTGCATATTCTGCAGATCCTATCACAGCGCCTAAAATATCTGTAGATTTTGCTAAGACTAATAATAATCTTGTTATTCTTGGTGGAGCTATGGGTTCTACACAACTTGATGCAGGGTCAGTTAATGCTTTAGCGGCGTTACCTTCCTTGGACGAGTTGCGTGGTCGCTTGTTAGGTATGATAACAACGCCTGCTACACGTATTGCACGTATAGTTAAGGAACCTGCTTCACAGGTTGCTCGCGTTGTTGGTGCTTATTCTCGTAAAGACGAAGCAGCATAA
- the rplA gene encoding 50S ribosomal protein L1 produces MKKIAKRLKKIRTGYEVEKLYPIETAVSLVKERAIAKFDETVEVAFNLGVDPRHADQMVRGVVNLPHGTGRDVRVAVFARGDKAEEAKAAGADIVGAEDLFEVVNSGKVDFDRCIATPDMMPLVGRLGKILGPRSLMPNPKVGTVTTDVASAVKSSKGGAVEFRVEKAGIVHAGIGKVSFSDNALVDNIKAICDAVLKAKPSGAKGEYLKRVSISSTMGVGVKVEVSTLYAE; encoded by the coding sequence ATGAAAAAAATTGCAAAACGCCTTAAAAAAATTAGAACAGGCTATGAAGTCGAAAAATTATATCCAATTGAAACAGCTGTTTCTTTAGTGAAAGAGCGTGCTATCGCTAAATTTGATGAAACTGTAGAGGTCGCCTTTAATTTGGGCGTTGATCCTCGTCACGCTGATCAAATGGTGCGTGGAGTTGTTAATCTACCTCATGGTACTGGTCGTGATGTCAGAGTTGCGGTTTTCGCTCGTGGAGATAAAGCTGAAGAGGCTAAGGCTGCAGGTGCAGATATAGTAGGCGCTGAAGATTTATTTGAAGTAGTTAATAGTGGCAAGGTTGATTTTGACCGTTGTATAGCTACTCCTGATATGATGCCATTAGTTGGTCGCTTAGGTAAGATTTTAGGTCCACGTAGCTTAATGCCAAATCCTAAAGTTGGTACTGTTACCACTGATGTCGCTTCTGCTGTTAAATCCTCGAAAGGTGGCGCAGTTGAATTTCGCGTTGAAAAAGCAGGTATAGTTCACGCTGGTATAGGAAAAGTTTCTTTTTCTGATAATGCTTTGGTGGATAATATTAAAGCTATTTGTGATGCAGTTCTTAAAGCGAAACCTTCAGGTGCAAAAGGTGAATATCTGAAACGGGTTTCTATTTCATCTACTATGGGTGTTGGTGTTAAGGTAGAAGTTTCTACTTTATATGCAGAATAA
- the rplK gene encoding 50S ribosomal protein L11, producing MAKKVAGKLKLQVPAGSATPSPPIGPALGQRGINIMEFCKAFNAATQDSEKGSPIPVVITYYQDKSFNFEMKTPPVSYFLKKALSVKSGSKTPGRESLGKISVSQLREIAEIKMKDLNANDIESAVKMIAGSARSMGLEVVE from the coding sequence ATGGCTAAAAAAGTTGCTGGTAAGTTGAAATTGCAGGTTCCTGCTGGTTCAGCTACTCCTTCTCCCCCGATTGGTCCTGCTTTGGGTCAACGCGGGATTAATATTATGGAATTTTGTAAGGCTTTTAACGCTGCTACACAAGATTCTGAAAAAGGTTCTCCGATTCCTGTAGTTATTACTTATTATCAGGATAAGTCTTTTAATTTCGAAATGAAGACACCACCGGTTTCATATTTTTTGAAAAAGGCTCTTAGTGTTAAGTCTGGTTCTAAGACGCCTGGTCGTGAATCTTTAGGTAAGATATCTGTTTCTCAATTGCGTGAAATAGCAGAGATTAAAATGAAAGACCTCAATGCTAACGATATTGAATCTGCTGTTAAAATGATTGCCGGTTCAGCTCGTTCTATGGGTTTAGAGGTAGTGGAGTAA
- the nusG gene encoding transcription termination/antitermination protein NusG, whose translation MAVRWYIVQAYANSERKVAESIKEQAAQKGLSHLFENILVPTEKIVEVRRGRRVDSERKFFPGYILVRADLTDEVYHLIKSTAKVAGFLGSDSKPVPIADHEIDEILAQINERVESPRSTLIFEIGEQVRVADGPFASFNGIVQEVDLTRSRLKVEVSIFGRATPVELDFGQVEKI comes from the coding sequence GTGGCTGTGCGTTGGTATATAGTTCAGGCTTACGCAAATTCTGAGCGTAAGGTTGCTGAATCCATAAAGGAGCAAGCTGCTCAAAAGGGCTTGAGTCATTTGTTTGAGAATATTCTTGTTCCTACTGAAAAAATTGTCGAAGTTCGTCGTGGTCGTCGTGTTGATTCTGAGCGTAAATTTTTCCCCGGCTATATTTTGGTTCGTGCTGATCTTACTGATGAAGTTTATCATCTTATTAAATCTACAGCAAAAGTTGCGGGTTTTTTAGGTTCAGATTCTAAGCCTGTACCTATTGCTGATCATGAAATAGATGAAATATTGGCGCAGATAAATGAAAGGGTTGAATCTCCTCGTTCTACGTTGATTTTTGAAATTGGTGAACAGGTTCGAGTTGCTGATGGTCCTTTCGCTTCTTTCAATGGTATTGTGCAGGAAGTAGACCTTACACGGTCTCGCTTAAAGGTTGAGGTCTCTATATTTGGTAGAGCTACCCCTGTTGAATTGGATTTTGGTCAGGTAGAAAAAATTTGA
- the secE gene encoding preprotein translocase subunit SecE — MASKSGVVEFFKQVRAEVRKVVWPSRKETVVSLVMVLILVFLSAIFFFVIDQFFSFIAGRGVSFLVGLFR; from the coding sequence ATGGCGTCTAAATCTGGTGTTGTAGAATTCTTTAAGCAGGTACGTGCTGAAGTTCGTAAAGTTGTTTGGCCTTCTAGAAAAGAAACCGTTGTTTCTTTGGTGATGGTTTTGATTCTAGTTTTTCTATCTGCTATTTTTTTCTTTGTTATTGATCAATTTTTTTCATTTATTGCTGGGCGTGGTGTGTCTTTCCTCGTTGGGCTTTTTCGTTAG
- the rlmB gene encoding 23S rRNA (guanosine(2251)-2'-O)-methyltransferase RlmB, whose product MSSDAKNSHFARLRRQFRDQQTRIKNHNHKKICHDSQLKDNEIWLYGLHTVEYALKNPNRKIIELLLTKNAENKIKEKIDLNNIDYKNISINEINKYVGEQAVHQGVLMKTLPLKPMELNKCKNNDLILLLDQITDPHNVGAIIRSAVALKVDSIITTHKHSAHESAVLAKSASGALELINYVTVKNLSQAILELKEAGFFIIGLDSEGEQSIEEIIEGNKIALVLGSEGKGLRHKTKLNVSKLAKLEMPGEIKSLNVSNAAALSIYITRNYLNRKLT is encoded by the coding sequence ATGTCATCAGACGCTAAAAACTCTCATTTCGCGCGATTAAGAAGACAATTTCGTGATCAACAAACTCGAATCAAAAACCATAATCATAAAAAAATCTGCCATGATAGTCAGCTAAAAGATAATGAAATTTGGTTATATGGATTACACACTGTAGAATATGCTTTAAAAAACCCTAACAGAAAAATAATAGAATTATTATTAACTAAAAATGCTGAAAATAAAATAAAAGAAAAAATAGATCTCAACAACATTGATTATAAAAATATATCTATCAACGAAATAAATAAATACGTCGGTGAACAAGCTGTCCATCAAGGTGTATTAATGAAAACCTTACCATTAAAACCAATGGAATTAAATAAATGTAAAAATAATGATTTAATTCTTCTCTTAGATCAAATTACAGACCCACATAATGTAGGCGCTATTATTAGATCGGCCGTAGCTTTAAAAGTAGATAGTATAATAACCACTCATAAACACAGTGCACATGAATCGGCTGTGTTAGCTAAATCAGCCTCAGGTGCTTTAGAATTAATTAATTATGTAACTGTTAAAAATCTTTCTCAAGCTATATTAGAGTTAAAAGAAGCAGGATTCTTTATTATTGGATTAGATTCTGAAGGAGAACAATCTATTGAAGAAATAATAGAAGGAAATAAAATAGCTCTAGTATTAGGTTCAGAAGGTAAAGGACTGAGACATAAAACCAAACTCAACGTTTCTAAGTTAGCAAAATTAGAAATGCCAGGAGAAATAAAATCATTAAATGTTTCAAATGCTGCAGCTTTGTCTATTTATATAACCCGGAATTACTTAAATAGAAAGTTAACTTAA
- a CDS encoding rhomboid family intramembrane serine protease, with protein sequence MKNYHYTNKSLFLISNVIKFFALSLLIIFLIYQYFITNKYIFFYYFGFVPVIFSLNSFFTAVSYSFIHSSWLHLFLNLGILLSFGSILAKKLGSITFVIFWLISSVVCALGHYYLIPYSFIPLVGASGVLSAVVGGAARYGFFINERHTLDFNNKYLSLKEVRYNKIVMSFIVIWLLLNVSYLFFSIFDGFNNIATDVHLIGFIFGFFTIKFFIKLTFYLSNSGLYK encoded by the coding sequence ATGAAAAATTATCATTATACTAACAAAAGTTTATTTTTAATTTCTAATGTGATTAAGTTTTTTGCTTTATCATTACTGATAATATTTTTAATTTATCAATATTTTATTACTAATAAATATATATTTTTTTATTATTTTGGGTTCGTGCCGGTAATTTTTTCTTTAAATAGCTTTTTTACTGCGGTTAGTTATTCTTTTATACATTCTAGTTGGCTTCATCTATTTTTAAATTTAGGCATATTACTATCGTTTGGTAGTATTTTGGCAAAGAAACTAGGTTCGATAACTTTTGTTATATTTTGGTTGATAAGTTCTGTTGTCTGTGCCTTAGGACATTATTATTTAATACCTTATAGCTTTATTCCTCTAGTCGGCGCATCAGGTGTGCTTTCAGCCGTTGTAGGCGGTGCAGCTCGTTATGGTTTCTTTATTAATGAAAGACACACTTTAGATTTTAATAATAAATATTTATCATTAAAAGAAGTTAGATATAACAAAATAGTAATGTCTTTCATTGTAATTTGGTTGTTATTGAATGTATCTTATTTATTTTTTTCAATTTTTGATGGTTTTAATAATATAGCCACAGATGTACATTTAATAGGTTTTATATTTGGTTTTTTTACTATCAAGTTTTTTATTAAGTTAACTTTCTATTTAAGTAATTCCGGGTTATATAAATAG
- a CDS encoding DUF2155 domain-containing protein: MIIFSVCSLSLVRATSVSEAEYVDVKERSSNVKERESLDLNRSLLAPTEAINNNSDLENSDFLMLDELTPEQDLDEGYEEEVILPWSDNYYAPVQRIKNTRAQFYGLDKISGNVKIFSVPIGQTYQFGSLQVTPKVCYTSAPTEPDITDAFVSIKVITLDNEVKSLFSGWMFANSPGINAVDHAVYDVWLKKCQNIDES; this comes from the coding sequence ATGATTATATTTTCTGTTTGTAGTTTATCGTTGGTGCGGGCTACTAGTGTAAGCGAAGCTGAGTATGTTGACGTAAAAGAGCGTTCATCGAATGTAAAAGAACGAGAATCTTTAGATCTGAATCGTAGTTTGTTAGCTCCTACTGAAGCAATAAATAATAATTCTGATTTAGAAAATAGTGATTTTTTAATGTTAGATGAACTTACTCCTGAGCAAGATCTAGATGAAGGATATGAAGAAGAGGTCATTTTACCATGGAGTGATAATTATTATGCTCCAGTACAACGTATTAAAAATACAAGGGCGCAATTTTATGGTTTAGATAAAATTAGCGGTAATGTAAAAATCTTTTCTGTACCTATAGGACAAACTTATCAATTTGGTTCTTTGCAGGTGACGCCAAAAGTTTGTTATACTAGCGCTCCTACTGAGCCAGATATAACAGACGCTTTTGTCTCTATAAAAGTGATAACTCTAGATAATGAAGTTAAATCGCTATTCTCTGGTTGGATGTTTGCGAATAGTCCAGGAATAAATGCTGTTGATCATGCCGTTTATGATGTTTGGTTAAAAAAATGTCAAAATATAGATGAATCGTAA
- a CDS encoding NADH:ubiquinone oxidoreductase subunit NDUFA12: MNWLKKIFTWWNGSTLGTDFFTWRKGKFVGVDEFGNKYYQGSKNIDGRPKRWVIYCCLSEASLVPPGWHGWLHYRVDIAPSEEVYQPYDWQKPHVPNLTSTLLAYRPNGVTGKAVSEDKSYQPWIPPADKSK, translated from the coding sequence ATGAATTGGTTAAAGAAAATTTTTACTTGGTGGAATGGATCTACTCTTGGAACTGATTTTTTTACTTGGCGTAAAGGAAAATTTGTAGGAGTAGATGAATTTGGTAATAAATATTATCAGGGTTCAAAAAATATAGATGGTCGCCCTAAGCGTTGGGTAATATATTGCTGTTTATCAGAGGCTAGTTTGGTTCCTCCAGGATGGCATGGATGGTTGCATTATCGCGTTGATATAGCTCCATCTGAAGAAGTTTATCAGCCGTATGATTGGCAAAAGCCACATGTGCCTAATCTGACTTCAACTCTTTTGGCTTATCGTCCTAATGGTGTAACAGGGAAGGCTGTTAGTGAGGATAAGAGTTATCAGCCGTGGATTCCTCCAGCTGATAAAAGTAAATAA
- the gatB gene encoding Asp-tRNA(Asn)/Glu-tRNA(Gln) amidotransferase subunit GatB, whose protein sequence is MTIVETRDTNKKNLIPGATGDWEIVVGMEVHAQIKSASKLFSGASTDFGSEPNANVSLVDAAMPGMLPSLNEYCVEQAIKTGLGLCAKINLYSVFDRKNYFYPDLPSGYQISQFFYPIVGEGNLLVSVGPDAKGEFEDVVIGIERLHLEQDAGKLLHDQHPTMSYVDLNRSGVALMEIVSRPDIRSAEEAKAYLTKLRNLLKYLGTCDGNMDEGSLRADVNVSVRRPGAPFGTRCEIKNVNSIRFVGQAIETEARRQIALLEDGKIVQQETRLFDPVKGETRSMRSKEEAHDYRYFPDPDLLPLQLTEEYVENIRKSLPELPDEKRKRFMQDYGLSAYDSAILVTEKAIVDYFEQVVINRDSKLVANWIINDLLGAMNRHNLTLENIPISTVQLGEIIDLIQEGIISNKIAKDLFEIIWQEGGSPKQIVEERGMKQVTDLGEIEKVVEEVIANNPDKVAQLAKKPALVGWFVGQVMKATAGKANPQAVNELVQKKLDL, encoded by the coding sequence ATGACAATAGTCGAGACAAGAGATACAAATAAAAAGAATTTAATCCCAGGCGCCACTGGTGACTGGGAAATAGTGGTAGGTATGGAAGTTCATGCCCAGATAAAATCTGCTTCTAAATTATTTTCAGGGGCGAGTACTGATTTTGGTTCTGAGCCTAATGCTAATGTTTCTTTAGTAGATGCTGCTATGCCAGGTATGTTGCCGTCATTGAATGAATATTGTGTTGAGCAGGCTATTAAAACCGGATTAGGTTTATGTGCTAAAATTAACTTATATTCAGTATTTGATAGAAAAAATTATTTTTATCCTGATTTACCTTCAGGATATCAAATCTCACAATTTTTCTATCCTATAGTAGGAGAGGGTAATTTATTAGTTTCTGTAGGTCCAGATGCTAAAGGTGAATTTGAAGATGTAGTAATTGGTATAGAAAGATTGCATTTAGAACAAGATGCAGGAAAATTGTTGCATGATCAACATCCAACTATGTCATATGTAGATCTTAATAGATCTGGTGTTGCATTAATGGAAATAGTTTCTAGACCAGATATAAGATCAGCAGAGGAAGCTAAGGCTTATCTAACTAAATTAAGAAATTTATTAAAATATCTAGGTACATGTGATGGAAATATGGATGAGGGATCATTGCGTGCTGATGTTAATGTATCCGTTAGACGACCAGGAGCGCCATTTGGTACAAGATGTGAAATAAAAAATGTTAATTCTATTCGCTTTGTAGGTCAGGCAATTGAAACTGAAGCCAGACGCCAGATAGCCTTATTAGAAGATGGTAAAATTGTTCAGCAAGAGACAAGATTATTTGATCCTGTTAAAGGTGAAACTAGATCTATGAGATCTAAAGAAGAAGCCCACGATTATCGTTATTTTCCTGATCCTGATTTATTGCCGTTGCAGTTGACAGAAGAATATGTAGAAAATATTAGAAAATCCTTACCAGAATTGCCTGATGAGAAACGTAAGAGATTTATGCAAGATTATGGTCTATCTGCTTATGATTCTGCTATATTGGTTACTGAAAAAGCGATAGTTGATTATTTTGAGCAAGTTGTAATTAACAGAGATAGTAAGTTAGTTGCTAATTGGATAATCAATGATTTATTAGGGGCAATGAATCGTCATAATTTGACTTTAGAAAATATACCTATATCAACTGTGCAGTTAGGAGAGATAATTGACCTAATACAGGAAGGAATTATTTCTAATAAAATAGCTAAAGATCTTTTTGAAATTATTTGGCAAGAAGGTGGATCACCGAAGCAAATAGTGGAAGAAAGAGGAATGAAGCAGGTAACTGACCTTGGAGAAATTGAAAAAGTTGTTGAGGAAGTTATAGCTAACAATCCAGATAAAGTTGCTCAATTAGCTAAAAAACCAGCCTTAGTTGGATGGTTTGTTGGTCAGGTAATGAAGGCTACTGCAGGAAAGGCAAATCCGCAAGCTGTTAATGAATTGGTGCAAAAAAAATTGGACTTATGA
- the tig gene encoding trigger factor, with amino-acid sequence MQFTETLKDGLKRKIQVTVKVDELAEKAKEKFQELSRTADLKGFRRGHVPILHIKKMYGTSVMAELINDSITKASHSILEERGERPAVTPKVELTEDKKEIDNIIAGKADLVFSLAYEVLPEIDISNVQTISVEREMIELTKEEIEEQILKTLENTRDFTVKEGAAETGDRLKFNYLGKLDDKPFEGGAAENAHLILGSNSFIPGFEDKLLGMKAGDKNTIEVTFPENYHAENLAGKKATFDVEIHEVQSAAPVVLSDEAAQKLGLENLDKLREAVQRQIESYYGSFTRQKVKKNILDALDEIYTFTLPEELVEGEFQNIWAKVQEEMKHNNQTFESENLNEDQEKSEYRRLAERRVRLGLVLSEYGRVGNIEVTEEELQRALYDQLRQYPGQEQEIYKLYQSNPQMIDMLKAPVFEEKVIDHLLSQIKVTDKVVSKEELMQLSMDNDKKNKPAKKKTVKKTAKSSN; translated from the coding sequence ATGCAATTTACCGAAACTTTAAAAGATGGCTTAAAACGCAAAATTCAAGTTACTGTGAAAGTTGATGAACTAGCAGAAAAAGCTAAAGAAAAATTTCAAGAATTAAGTCGTACCGCAGATTTGAAGGGGTTTCGTCGAGGGCACGTTCCTATTTTACATATTAAAAAAATGTATGGTACCTCAGTTATGGCCGAATTAATAAATGATTCCATAACTAAAGCTAGTCATTCTATTTTGGAAGAAAGAGGCGAGCGTCCTGCTGTTACACCTAAAGTTGAACTTACTGAGGATAAAAAAGAAATAGATAATATTATCGCTGGTAAGGCAGATTTAGTATTTAGTCTTGCGTATGAAGTCCTGCCAGAAATAGATATTTCAAATGTTCAGACTATTTCTGTCGAAAGAGAAATGATAGAACTGACAAAAGAAGAAATAGAAGAGCAAATTTTAAAAACTTTAGAGAATACACGTGACTTTACAGTCAAAGAAGGTGCTGCAGAAACAGGTGATAGATTGAAGTTTAATTACCTTGGTAAATTAGATGATAAGCCTTTTGAAGGTGGCGCCGCAGAGAATGCACATTTAATATTAGGCTCTAATAGTTTTATTCCTGGTTTTGAAGATAAACTACTGGGCATGAAGGCTGGAGATAAAAATACTATTGAAGTGACTTTTCCAGAAAATTATCATGCTGAAAATTTGGCTGGTAAAAAAGCCACTTTTGATGTTGAAATACATGAAGTGCAATCAGCAGCCCCTGTAGTACTTAGTGATGAAGCAGCGCAAAAATTAGGATTAGAAAATTTAGATAAATTAAGAGAAGCTGTCCAGAGACAAATAGAAAGTTATTATGGCAGTTTTACACGTCAAAAAGTTAAAAAGAATATTTTAGATGCTTTAGATGAAATTTATACTTTTACTCTTCCAGAAGAATTAGTTGAAGGTGAGTTTCAAAATATTTGGGCTAAAGTTCAAGAGGAAATGAAACATAATAACCAAACTTTTGAGAGTGAAAATCTAAACGAAGATCAAGAAAAATCAGAATATAGACGTTTAGCAGAGCGCCGTGTGCGTTTAGGTCTAGTGTTGTCTGAATATGGTAGAGTAGGTAATATTGAAGTAACAGAAGAAGAGTTGCAACGTGCCTTATATGATCAGTTACGTCAATATCCTGGTCAAGAGCAAGAAATATATAAACTTTATCAATCTAATCCACAAATGATTGATATGTTAAAAGCTCCTGTTTTTGAAGAGAAAGTCATTGATCATTTATTGTCTCAAATAAAGGTGACTGATAAAGTTGTATCCAAAGAAGAGTTAATGCAGCTTTCCATGGATAATGATAAAAAAAATAAGCCAGCGAAAAAGAAGACTGTAAAAAAGACTGCAAAAAGTAGTAACTAG
- the gltS gene encoding sodium/glutamate symporter has product MVVQLNSLETLFLASLCLLLGVHLKRRSSWLQRFCIPAPVAGGFIASILFWIGNETGLLDISFNNILQPYLMVAFFILIGLGGSFRLLRSGGRLLLVYLGICWFLVVSQTYLGLSLATMLGLDPILGIMTGGVSLTGGHGGAAAFGTLAAEYGHERAVVVAIATATFGLFVGGLLGGPVASYLINRHKVPIKVDALIDEKKIDKKSILKTLEGVSLDSFIKMLAVVLGIMVVSIYLIIWIEALIPGFRLPNYSAGMIVAIIFRNLNDYFNVVKLDQPSLELISNSALGLFLTMAMLTLKIWELKAVALPLLVIWLVQVIFLVSLTVFVVFRLLGKNYDAAVMCSGLIGHGFGAQPNAVANMTSVCEQYKALSVKAFRIVPITGSILIDIVGVPFLSWIIVYLA; this is encoded by the coding sequence ATGGTTGTACAATTAAATTCACTAGAAACATTATTTCTGGCATCTTTATGTTTATTATTAGGTGTACACTTAAAAAGGCGATCATCTTGGTTGCAACGTTTTTGTATTCCAGCACCGGTAGCCGGTGGTTTTATAGCTAGTATTCTTTTTTGGATAGGTAATGAAACTGGCTTGTTAGATATAAGCTTTAATAATATATTACAGCCCTATCTAATGGTCGCATTCTTTATTCTTATTGGTTTAGGGGGTAGTTTTCGTTTACTTAGATCAGGTGGTCGTTTATTACTAGTGTATTTAGGTATTTGTTGGTTTTTAGTAGTATCACAAACTTACTTAGGTTTATCTTTAGCAACTATGTTAGGATTAGATCCTATATTAGGGATTATGACAGGGGGAGTATCTTTAACAGGGGGACATGGGGGTGCCGCCGCCTTTGGCACTCTTGCGGCTGAATATGGACATGAAAGAGCTGTCGTTGTGGCTATTGCAACTGCTACTTTTGGTCTATTTGTCGGCGGTCTGTTAGGTGGTCCAGTTGCTAGTTATTTGATTAATAGGCATAAGGTTCCTATTAAAGTTGATGCTCTGATTGATGAGAAAAAAATAGATAAAAAATCTATTTTAAAAACGCTTGAAGGCGTTTCTTTGGATTCGTTCATAAAAATGTTAGCTGTGGTGTTAGGAATAATGGTTGTTTCTATTTATCTTATTATTTGGATTGAAGCTTTAATTCCTGGTTTTCGTCTTCCAAATTATTCCGCCGGTATGATTGTTGCTATAATTTTTCGTAATCTGAATGATTATTTTAACGTAGTTAAATTAGATCAGCCTTCTTTAGAGTTAATCTCTAATTCTGCATTAGGTCTATTTCTAACTATGGCAATGTTGACATTAAAAATATGGGAACTGAAAGCAGTTGCTTTACCTTTATTAGTCATTTGGTTAGTTCAAGTGATATTCCTGGTATCTTTAACAGTTTTTGTTGTTTTTCGGTTATTAGGGAAAAATTATGATGCCGCGGTTATGTGCTCGGGTTTAATCGGTCATGGGTTTGGAGCCCAGCCAAATGCGGTGGCTAATATGACTAGTGTATGTGAACAATATAAGGCTCTTTCTGTTAAAGCTTTCCGTATTGTTCCTATTACAGGATCAATTTTAATTGATATTGTTGGTGTGCCGTTCTTATCTTGGATAATAGTATATTTAGCTTAA